One window from the genome of Rariglobus hedericola encodes:
- a CDS encoding polysaccharide deacetylase family protein has protein sequence MSLKLPVFFAALFLGAQVFAATGKSPLSLSPEGVVIDNGVDAPITLKYPLVMNEARKEAKVSAATVTGATAVVNYEGGGQVGVKLADGSVTFDLAAMPAGTKHLHAVMNIGAEYTGVGKWQVGTGAVTLFPQDKPASPFLHKGGATEFSLFGPTGARTTVHVPVFCYQQVNDNREWNNNIFQWHVFLPVTPDASTLTLQIEITAATVTGVPAASTPAAVTVAQPSLKTPAPPEETITGTRVLKWKDGKRAVFMIQFDDSASSQLRNVIPELTKRSIPGTFYINPGNGPYKAFQAQWEKVANLPGIELANHTFTHNGALTPEIFDEEIVKTNEVLNQLYPDRKTPRLISFGRPGVAKEKWGITEEQIKAVLAKNHMIERPPFTGPPFQYKTIPEMNQLVDLAIKSGEMKSLVFHGVGGDWLVTPMDYFNAVLDKLDANRDQLWLTDPLAYHKYLTARTTAVAKEVSSTPKRIQISLTTQADPALYDLPLSLATRVPADWAKAAVQQGSSRVTVPVVAGVARYNAFPGSAEIVLTPTS, from the coding sequence ATGTCTCTCAAACTCCCTGTATTTTTCGCCGCGCTCTTTCTCGGTGCGCAGGTTTTTGCCGCCACCGGCAAGTCGCCGTTGTCACTCAGTCCCGAGGGCGTGGTGATCGATAACGGTGTCGATGCGCCTATCACTCTGAAATATCCGCTCGTCATGAACGAGGCCCGCAAGGAGGCCAAGGTCTCCGCGGCCACTGTGACCGGCGCGACAGCCGTGGTGAACTACGAGGGTGGCGGCCAAGTGGGCGTAAAGCTCGCGGACGGCTCGGTCACCTTTGATCTCGCAGCGATGCCCGCCGGCACGAAGCACCTTCACGCCGTCATGAACATCGGCGCCGAATACACGGGCGTCGGCAAGTGGCAGGTGGGCACGGGTGCGGTCACGCTTTTCCCGCAGGACAAACCGGCCTCGCCGTTTCTTCACAAGGGTGGAGCCACCGAGTTCTCGCTTTTTGGTCCCACGGGTGCCCGGACCACCGTGCATGTGCCGGTGTTTTGCTATCAGCAAGTGAACGACAACCGTGAGTGGAATAACAATATCTTCCAGTGGCACGTCTTCCTGCCGGTCACGCCCGATGCCTCCACGCTCACGCTGCAAATCGAAATCACCGCCGCGACCGTCACCGGTGTCCCCGCAGCTTCAACGCCCGCCGCAGTGACGGTTGCCCAGCCCTCGCTCAAAACCCCGGCTCCTCCCGAGGAGACGATCACCGGCACGCGCGTCCTGAAATGGAAAGACGGCAAGCGCGCCGTCTTCATGATCCAGTTCGACGACAGCGCTTCGAGCCAGCTGCGTAACGTCATCCCCGAACTCACTAAACGCAGCATCCCCGGAACGTTCTACATCAACCCCGGCAACGGTCCCTACAAGGCCTTCCAGGCCCAGTGGGAAAAGGTCGCCAACCTTCCCGGCATCGAACTCGCCAATCACACCTTTACTCACAACGGCGCCCTCACGCCCGAGATCTTCGACGAGGAAATCGTCAAGACCAACGAGGTCCTCAACCAGCTCTATCCCGACCGTAAAACTCCCCGCCTCATTTCCTTCGGACGCCCCGGCGTAGCCAAGGAAAAATGGGGTATCACCGAGGAGCAGATCAAAGCCGTGCTCGCCAAGAATCACATGATCGAGCGCCCTCCGTTCACCGGCCCTCCGTTCCAGTATAAAACCATCCCCGAGATGAACCAGTTGGTGGACCTTGCCATCAAGTCCGGCGAGATGAAGAGCCTCGTGTTTCACGGCGTCGGCGGCGACTGGCTGGTCACCCCGATGGACTACTTCAACGCAGTTCTCGACAAGCTCGACGCCAACCGCGACCAGCTCTGGCTCACCGATCCGCTCGCCTACCACAAGTATCTCACCGCGCGCACCACCGCCGTCGCCAAGGAAGTCTCCTCCACGCCGAAGCGTATCCAGATTTCCCTGACGACCCAAGCCGATCCCGCGCTTTACGACCTTCCGCTGTCCCTCGCGACCCGCGTTCCGGCTGACTGGGCGAAGGCTGCCGTGCAGCAGGGCTCATCCCGCGTGACCGTGCCGGTCGTCGCCGGAGTCGCCCGCTACAACGCATTCCCGGGCTCTGCCGAAATCGTCCTCACTCCCACTTCCTGA
- a CDS encoding hydroxyacid dehydrogenase gives MKSIFLLNDPSYPLIYPNPLPDEIGRRTDLIGPVLSAANWRTASAEARQAEAIFSGWGMAKMDEEFLDFFPNLKIVFYGAGTIRSFATEAMWARGIRVTTSARANAESVSEFSLAQILLSLKRAWSQALAFREKRTDPFTQPAPGNVGSTVGLISLGVIGRLVAERLRSYQHEVIAYDPFIDPELAAELNVKLVSLEEVFERSDVVSCHTPLLDATRGMLQRQHFVAMKRGASFINTARGGVVDEDAMCEVLAHRTDLFALLDVTVLDEPRPDSLLRTLPNVLITPHIAGCLGPECRRMGQLMVDELDLYLAGRPLRYELDQARAAITA, from the coding sequence ATGAAATCCATCTTCCTCCTCAACGATCCGAGCTATCCGCTGATTTATCCGAATCCACTTCCCGACGAAATCGGGCGGCGCACGGATTTGATCGGGCCGGTGCTGAGTGCCGCCAACTGGCGCACCGCCAGCGCCGAGGCACGCCAGGCCGAAGCGATTTTTTCCGGTTGGGGCATGGCGAAAATGGACGAGGAGTTCCTCGATTTTTTCCCGAATCTGAAAATCGTTTTTTATGGCGCCGGCACGATCCGCAGTTTCGCCACCGAAGCCATGTGGGCGCGCGGTATCCGCGTCACCACTTCGGCTCGGGCCAATGCCGAGAGCGTTTCCGAGTTTTCGCTCGCGCAGATTCTCCTGAGCTTAAAACGCGCGTGGTCACAAGCGCTGGCTTTCCGCGAAAAACGCACTGATCCGTTTACGCAGCCCGCGCCGGGAAATGTGGGTTCGACCGTGGGCTTGATTTCACTCGGCGTCATCGGACGCTTGGTTGCGGAACGCCTTCGCTCCTACCAGCACGAGGTCATTGCCTACGATCCGTTCATCGATCCCGAGCTCGCCGCCGAACTGAACGTCAAGCTGGTCTCGCTCGAAGAAGTCTTTGAACGATCCGATGTGGTGAGCTGCCACACACCCCTGCTCGATGCGACGCGCGGCATGTTGCAGCGCCAGCATTTCGTCGCCATGAAACGAGGCGCTTCGTTCATCAACACCGCGCGTGGCGGCGTCGTGGATGAAGACGCCATGTGTGAAGTGCTCGCGCATCGCACCGATCTGTTTGCATTGCTCGATGTGACAGTGCTCGACGAGCCGCGGCCTGATTCATTGCTGCGCACCTTGCCCAACGTCCTGATCACGCCGCACATTGCCGGCTGCTTGGGACCGGAATGCCGTCGCATGGGCCAGCTGATGGTGGACGAACTCGACCTGTATCTGGCCGGCCGTCCCTTGCGCTACGAATTGGATCAGGCACGCGCCGCAATCACCGCCTGA
- a CDS encoding family 16 glycosylhydrolase, producing MALSALGSLLVSAPRAHAAPPPGYTLVWSDEFDGSTLDPQYWNHTYPGNYRDAFNTSDATTVAGGNLTITTYTEGGVHYTDHLDTKNKYQPKYGYMEARILFSNAPGNWSAFWMFASTVGAAGDPRLAGVELDIVEHRDSDWVGTDISGKVNSTLHWDGYGANHKSVTGGLQGTGLGGSFHLYAMEWTPTYQKFFVDGVNTFTVYNSAATNPTPPEAPISQRSQFFMLSSEVLNNNWAGVIPAGGFGSKATSDSQMIVDYVRVYQTAPVTPAVPSGLAVANVNHRAITLSWNMVDNAPYYNVKRSLTSGGPYTTIATTGKGYTDTDVIPDTTYYYVVSAVNGPSQSANTAQVSAAPLPGDTHNGLWSAQMAVSGTASYYAIRQTVSVTGNTAYSAGIWAKGTGRIRFGVRQLDGTFLASQFITAGTAWTYYPATFNSGANTQVTYYIDDSSTTAGTVLIDDGFLGLSGGTNLLANPGFESGNTGWTIYQPTGWKILHAANVHSGTGSSRGIFSGTASYGNVRQLVNVTASTAYQAGFWIKGAGRVRFMIRQGASGSALASQFITATPAWTYYTVPFNSGANTQVTFYVDDSSGTAGTAYIDDGFLGVSGGANLLANPGFETGANGWSVSSSVWKPDQY from the coding sequence ATGGCACTGTCTGCACTCGGTAGTCTGTTGGTCTCGGCCCCTCGCGCCCACGCGGCTCCTCCGCCCGGTTATACGCTGGTCTGGTCGGACGAATTCGACGGCTCGACGCTTGATCCGCAGTATTGGAACCACACGTATCCCGGTAATTACCGCGATGCATTCAACACGTCGGACGCGACCACGGTGGCCGGCGGCAACCTGACGATCACCACCTACACGGAGGGCGGCGTTCACTACACCGACCACCTCGACACGAAAAACAAATATCAGCCGAAATACGGTTACATGGAGGCGCGTATCCTGTTTTCGAATGCACCGGGCAACTGGTCGGCATTCTGGATGTTTGCCTCCACGGTCGGTGCGGCCGGCGATCCGCGTCTGGCGGGCGTCGAGCTCGATATCGTCGAGCACCGCGACTCCGACTGGGTTGGCACCGATATCTCGGGCAAGGTAAACTCCACGCTTCACTGGGATGGTTACGGCGCGAATCACAAATCCGTCACCGGTGGCCTGCAAGGCACGGGGCTCGGCGGCAGTTTTCATCTCTACGCGATGGAGTGGACGCCCACCTATCAGAAGTTCTTCGTCGATGGCGTGAACACGTTCACGGTCTACAACTCGGCCGCGACCAATCCCACGCCGCCCGAGGCGCCGATCTCGCAACGCAGTCAGTTCTTCATGTTGAGCAGCGAAGTGCTGAACAATAACTGGGCCGGCGTCATTCCCGCCGGCGGCTTCGGGTCCAAGGCCACCAGCGATTCGCAGATGATCGTGGACTACGTGCGGGTCTACCAAACCGCACCGGTCACACCAGCGGTTCCCTCGGGACTCGCGGTGGCCAACGTCAACCACCGAGCGATCACGCTCTCGTGGAACATGGTCGACAACGCCCCGTATTATAACGTGAAGCGCTCGCTCACCAGCGGCGGCCCCTACACCACGATCGCGACGACCGGTAAGGGTTACACGGATACAGATGTTATTCCGGACACTACTTACTACTACGTGGTGTCGGCGGTGAACGGTCCCTCACAAAGCGCCAACACCGCCCAGGTCAGTGCCGCGCCGCTGCCCGGCGATACGCACAACGGACTCTGGTCGGCGCAGATGGCGGTGAGCGGCACAGCCAGTTATTATGCAATCCGTCAAACGGTCTCCGTGACGGGCAACACCGCCTATTCGGCCGGCATTTGGGCGAAGGGCACCGGCCGCATCCGCTTTGGCGTGCGCCAGCTCGACGGCACGTTTCTCGCGAGCCAGTTCATCACCGCGGGAACGGCATGGACGTATTACCCAGCGACCTTCAACTCGGGAGCGAATACGCAGGTCACGTATTACATCGACGACTCGTCGACCACGGCCGGCACCGTTCTCATTGACGACGGATTTCTTGGGTTATCCGGCGGCACCAACCTCCTCGCCAATCCCGGCTTCGAATCCGGCAACACCGGCTGGACCATTTATCAGCCGACAGGATGGAAAATCCTTCACGCGGCAAACGTGCACAGCGGCACCGGTTCGTCGCGCGGCATCTTTAGCGGCACGGCGAGCTACGGCAACGTGCGCCAACTCGTGAACGTGACGGCGAGCACCGCGTATCAGGCGGGCTTCTGGATCAAGGGCGCCGGTCGCGTGCGCTTCATGATCCGTCAAGGCGCCAGCGGCTCCGCGCTCGCCAGCCAGTTCATCACCGCGACGCCGGCCTGGACCTACTACACGGTGCCGTTCAACTCCGGCGCCAACACCCAGGTGACGTTCTATGTGGACGACTCTTCGGGCACGGCGGGCACGGCTTACATTGATGACGGATTCCTTGGCGTGTCGGGCGGCGCCAACTTGCTCGCCAACCCCGGCTTCGAAACCGGCGCGAACGGATGGTCCGTTTCGTCCTCCGTGTGGAAGCCCGATCAATACTGA
- a CDS encoding MGH1-like glycoside hydrolase domain-containing protein has protein sequence MSSSNSGPSSAPAIPSTIPCESRGRYFSKKIPDARPLPAFSDLRAQLPSPILDAHPQWIAMYWKAWELAFRNFNQPAPGSGFVSQFIDAAFNENIFLWDTCFMTMFCNVAHPLVPGIQSLDNFYARQHDDGEISREIVRATGADYGAWVNRENEPFYSAHGWEVPSLRRSPVVYIGRDAPQPVPRLTLDALNNPLCAWAELESHRFTGDTSRLALVYPALERYYRALQHYLRQGNSLYLTDWASMDNSPRNRFLSGGGCAVDTSAQMVLFARNLAEIAGLTGNVAAQNSFNMEADQLGALINTLLWDGERQFYFDLQADGSRSPVKTVAAFWTLIAGVADSGQVDALCAELENPATFGRHHRVPTLAADQAGFNPAGGYWCGAVWAPTTTMVIRGLEQCGRHELARAIALEDIEVTGRVFAATGTLWENYSPDSDAPGKPAQPDFVGWTGIGPIKHLLEHAIGLKPDAATNSLTWDLQAASRQGCERYRFNGGVLSLIAEPASRPSESGTVTVTTDRGFTLHLRRNGESTVHVLATGTHSFCF, from the coding sequence ATGTCCTCCTCAAACTCCGGTCCGTCCAGCGCACCCGCAATTCCATCGACGATCCCCTGCGAATCACGCGGACGTTATTTCTCAAAAAAAATCCCCGATGCCCGCCCGTTGCCGGCGTTTTCCGATCTGCGCGCACAGCTGCCGTCGCCGATCCTGGACGCGCACCCGCAATGGATCGCGATGTATTGGAAGGCGTGGGAGCTGGCCTTCCGCAATTTCAACCAGCCCGCGCCGGGCAGCGGCTTCGTTTCCCAGTTCATCGACGCGGCTTTCAACGAGAACATTTTCCTCTGGGATACCTGCTTCATGACGATGTTCTGCAACGTCGCGCATCCGCTCGTTCCCGGCATTCAATCCTTGGATAACTTTTATGCGCGCCAGCACGACGACGGCGAAATCAGCCGCGAGATCGTGCGAGCCACCGGCGCGGATTACGGCGCGTGGGTTAACCGCGAGAATGAGCCGTTCTACAGCGCGCACGGATGGGAGGTCCCCTCGCTTCGTCGCTCTCCGGTCGTTTACATCGGGCGGGATGCGCCGCAACCCGTGCCGCGCCTCACCCTCGACGCCTTGAACAATCCGTTGTGCGCGTGGGCCGAGCTGGAAAGCCACCGTTTCACCGGCGACACGTCGCGCCTCGCGTTGGTTTACCCTGCGCTCGAACGATATTACCGCGCGTTGCAGCACTATCTGCGTCAGGGCAACAGCCTCTATCTCACCGATTGGGCGAGCATGGACAACTCTCCTCGCAACCGCTTTCTGTCCGGCGGTGGTTGCGCCGTGGATACATCGGCCCAGATGGTTCTCTTCGCCCGCAACCTGGCGGAGATCGCCGGGCTGACCGGCAACGTCGCCGCGCAGAATTCCTTCAACATGGAAGCGGACCAGCTCGGCGCCTTGATCAACACGTTGCTGTGGGATGGGGAGCGCCAATTCTATTTCGACCTGCAGGCAGATGGCTCACGGTCCCCGGTGAAAACTGTCGCCGCGTTCTGGACACTGATCGCCGGCGTCGCCGACAGCGGTCAAGTGGATGCCCTTTGCGCCGAGTTGGAAAATCCAGCGACGTTTGGCCGTCATCACCGCGTCCCCACGCTCGCCGCCGATCAAGCGGGCTTCAATCCCGCCGGCGGTTATTGGTGCGGCGCCGTGTGGGCACCGACTACGACGATGGTGATCCGCGGACTCGAACAGTGCGGACGGCATGAACTGGCGCGTGCCATCGCACTGGAGGACATTGAGGTCACCGGTCGCGTGTTCGCCGCCACCGGCACGCTGTGGGAAAACTACTCGCCTGACAGTGATGCTCCCGGAAAACCCGCGCAGCCTGACTTCGTGGGATGGACCGGGATCGGTCCGATCAAGCACCTGCTCGAACACGCCATCGGCCTGAAACCCGACGCTGCTACCAATAGCCTGACGTGGGACCTGCAGGCTGCCTCACGACAAGGCTGCGAACGCTACCGCTTCAACGGCGGAGTGCTCTCGTTGATCGCCGAGCCGGCCTCGCGCCCTTCCGAAAGTGGCACGGTCACCGTCACCACGGATCGCGGGTTCACGCTGCATTTACGGCGCAACGGAGAATCCACTGTCCACGTCCTCGCGACCGGCACGCACTCGTTCTGTTTCTAA
- a CDS encoding FeoA family protein yields the protein MALTELPAGAAGRVCSLNGEAEVCQRLREMGFCESAIIEKISGRSTLLCQICGMRVALGEGVAKFIMVELIRG from the coding sequence ATGGCCCTCACCGAACTTCCCGCCGGTGCGGCCGGCCGGGTCTGCTCGCTAAACGGCGAGGCCGAGGTCTGCCAGCGCTTGCGCGAGATGGGCTTCTGTGAATCCGCGATCATCGAAAAAATCTCCGGACGCAGCACCCTCCTTTGCCAGATCTGCGGCATGCGCGTCGCGCTCGGTGAAGGTGTCGCGAAGTTCATCATGGTTGAACTGATCCGCGGCTGA
- a CDS encoding FeoA family protein gives MAELITLSSLAVGASAVLREFPKQGVAFLRLREMGMLPGTTVTLVRTAPLGDPIEIKVRGYNLTLRKSEADHVKVELT, from the coding sequence ATGGCCGAATTGATCACGCTTTCCTCACTCGCCGTCGGCGCCAGCGCCGTGTTGCGCGAGTTTCCCAAGCAGGGCGTCGCCTTCCTCCGCTTGCGCGAGATGGGCATGCTGCCCGGCACCACCGTCACACTCGTGCGCACCGCACCGCTCGGTGATCCGATCGAGATCAAGGTCCGCGGCTACAACCTCACCTTGCGCAAATCCGAGGCCGACCACGTCAAGGTGGAGCTGACATGA
- the feoB gene encoding ferrous iron transport protein B: protein MSTAAKSPVYALVGNPNCGKSTLFNALTGLKQKVGNYPGVTVERKIGTAFTQHGQPLTLIDLPGTYSLAARSPDEAVTRDVLLGRRTDTAMPDRIICVVDATNLERNLYLVHQILDLGRPVILVLNMMDVAEEAGLKIHTSRLEHTLGIPVIACAASSGRGLIELKLAMSRPDLPLSRHAWDVPAAIAPAVSELQASLQDSDKKQPLIARAEALLLLTDQDSVRVAGSTPLSPRTQEILGSWEKRWAADGTDWAAALVNARYDNIGRLTADIVGASSAPAGPSTSDRIDAWVTHPVWGWCIFGVLMGVMFLSIFILASYPMDMIDGWMSSLSGWVTDHMAEGDLRDLITEGAIAGVTGVIIFLPQILILFLFIGLLESTGYMARAAFIMDRLMSKVGLNGRSFIPLLGSYACAIPGIMAARTIEQPKDRLVTILVAPFMSCSARLPVYLLLIAALVPNEQVPVGLKVGIMLLMYALGTFGAFGFAWLFKKTLLRGAPPLMIMELPPYRLPKGRDVALQMVERGGVFVKRAGTIILGLSIVLWFLVTYPKSPEGTSKQESLAHSYAGTAGHALEPAIAPLGFEWRIGIGLIQSFAAREVFNSSMSVIFAVEQTDDEDADRGHLRDALRAAERPDGTKLFTPLICLNLMVFYVFAMQCISTIAVVKRETNSWKWPLFQLGYMTGFAWFICLVIYQVGHALGY from the coding sequence ATGAGCACCGCCGCCAAATCCCCCGTCTACGCGCTCGTTGGTAATCCCAACTGCGGTAAATCCACGCTCTTCAACGCCCTCACCGGCCTGAAGCAGAAGGTCGGCAACTACCCCGGCGTCACCGTCGAACGCAAAATCGGCACAGCCTTCACGCAGCACGGCCAGCCACTCACGCTGATCGATCTGCCCGGCACTTATTCGCTCGCCGCGCGTTCGCCCGACGAGGCCGTGACCCGCGACGTGCTCCTGGGCCGCCGCACCGACACCGCGATGCCCGACCGCATCATCTGCGTCGTCGATGCCACCAACCTCGAGCGCAACCTTTACCTCGTTCACCAGATCCTCGATCTCGGCCGGCCGGTAATTCTTGTGCTCAACATGATGGACGTCGCCGAAGAGGCGGGCCTCAAGATCCACACTTCGCGGCTCGAGCACACGCTCGGCATTCCGGTGATCGCCTGCGCCGCCTCCAGCGGCCGCGGTTTGATCGAGTTGAAGCTGGCCATGAGCCGCCCCGATCTCCCGCTCTCGCGCCATGCGTGGGATGTTCCCGCCGCCATCGCGCCGGCCGTATCCGAGCTGCAAGCCTCTCTTCAGGACAGCGACAAGAAACAACCGCTCATCGCCCGCGCCGAGGCGTTATTGCTGCTCACCGACCAGGACAGCGTGCGCGTCGCCGGCTCGACCCCGCTCTCCCCGCGCACTCAGGAAATCCTCGGCTCGTGGGAAAAACGCTGGGCCGCCGACGGCACCGATTGGGCCGCCGCACTCGTCAACGCCCGCTACGATAACATCGGCCGGCTCACCGCCGACATCGTCGGCGCCTCCTCCGCTCCCGCCGGTCCGAGCACGAGCGATCGCATTGATGCGTGGGTCACGCATCCCGTGTGGGGTTGGTGCATCTTCGGCGTGCTCATGGGTGTGATGTTCCTGAGCATATTTATCTTGGCGAGTTATCCGATGGACATGATCGACGGCTGGATGAGCAGCTTGTCCGGATGGGTCACCGATCATATGGCCGAGGGTGATTTGCGCGACCTGATCACTGAAGGCGCCATAGCGGGAGTTACCGGCGTGATCATTTTCCTGCCGCAGATTCTGATTCTGTTTCTCTTCATCGGCCTGCTCGAAAGCACCGGCTACATGGCGCGCGCCGCCTTCATCATGGACCGCTTGATGAGCAAGGTCGGCCTCAACGGCCGCAGCTTCATCCCGCTCCTCGGTTCTTATGCCTGCGCGATTCCCGGCATCATGGCCGCCCGCACCATCGAACAACCCAAGGACCGTCTCGTGACGATCCTCGTCGCTCCGTTTATGAGCTGCTCGGCTCGTCTGCCGGTTTATTTGCTGCTCATCGCCGCGCTCGTGCCTAACGAACAAGTCCCCGTCGGCCTAAAGGTAGGCATCATGCTGCTCATGTATGCTCTCGGCACCTTCGGGGCATTTGGCTTCGCGTGGTTGTTCAAGAAAACCCTGCTCCGCGGCGCACCTCCGCTGATGATCATGGAGCTGCCTCCATATCGTCTGCCCAAGGGACGCGATGTTGCGCTTCAGATGGTCGAACGCGGCGGTGTGTTTGTGAAACGCGCAGGCACCATCATCCTCGGTCTTTCCATAGTGCTTTGGTTTCTTGTGACTTATCCGAAATCGCCCGAAGGCACATCCAAGCAAGAATCGCTCGCGCATAGTTACGCCGGCACCGCCGGCCATGCGCTCGAACCGGCGATTGCACCGCTCGGTTTCGAGTGGCGTATCGGCATTGGATTAATCCAGTCCTTTGCCGCCCGCGAAGTGTTCAACAGCTCGATGAGCGTGATCTTCGCGGTCGAGCAGACCGATGATGAGGATGCGGATCGCGGGCATCTCCGCGATGCCTTGCGCGCGGCCGAACGCCCCGACGGCACCAAGCTGTTCACGCCGTTGATCTGTTTGAACCTGATGGTGTTTTACGTATTCGCCATGCAGTGCATCAGCACGATCGCCGTGGTGAAGCGCGAAACCAACTCGTGGAAATGGCCGCTCTTCCAGCTCGGCTATATGACCGGCTTCGCGTGGTTTATCTGTCTGGTGATCTACCAAGTGGGCCACGCGTTGGGCTATTGA
- a CDS encoding FeoB-associated Cys-rich membrane protein, producing the protein MNNWQTPLSLLVVALTVALLLRSAWKKRRKPGSGCGSDCGCPTSELKAQLKK; encoded by the coding sequence ATGAACAACTGGCAAACCCCGCTCTCACTGCTCGTCGTCGCCCTCACTGTGGCGTTGCTGCTGCGCAGCGCGTGGAAAAAACGCCGCAAGCCCGGCTCAGGTTGCGGCAGCGATTGCGGTTGCCCCACCAGCGAGCTCAAGGCCCAGCTGAAGAAATAA
- a CDS encoding exopolysaccharide biosynthesis protein, giving the protein MPSSAVAADNVIVLFPGPQPRKLSEILEQLIAGFAMRPVTLREVIVVLQGRAYNLLMLLLAIPFLLPLPLPGLSTLLGLVIAFIALRMTLGQKPWLPARLLDRELPPRFFPTLLSGARRVLRFLEVMLKPRQLWLTTSPLLIQLHAFIIFVAACVLLLPLPPGTNFPPALCIVIMAGGLLERDGRFILAGYLAFAFNAVFFALFAVYGQRVLQWLWALFAG; this is encoded by the coding sequence GTGCCGTCATCGGCCGTGGCCGCGGACAACGTCATTGTTCTTTTTCCCGGTCCGCAGCCGCGCAAGCTCTCGGAGATCCTCGAGCAACTCATCGCGGGCTTTGCCATGCGTCCGGTGACCTTGCGCGAGGTCATCGTCGTGTTGCAGGGGCGTGCCTACAACCTGCTCATGCTGTTGCTGGCGATTCCGTTTCTGTTGCCACTGCCGCTGCCGGGCCTGTCCACGCTGCTCGGTCTGGTGATCGCGTTCATCGCGCTGCGCATGACGCTCGGCCAAAAACCCTGGCTCCCCGCGCGTCTGCTGGACCGCGAATTACCTCCGCGTTTTTTCCCCACGTTGTTGTCCGGTGCGCGTCGCGTGCTGCGTTTTCTGGAAGTGATGCTGAAGCCCCGCCAGCTCTGGCTTACGACGTCGCCGCTGCTCATTCAACTGCACGCGTTTATTATTTTTGTCGCCGCGTGCGTGTTGCTGCTACCGCTGCCGCCGGGGACGAATTTTCCTCCGGCGTTGTGCATCGTGATCATGGCGGGAGGACTGCTCGAGCGGGACGGACGCTTCATTCTCGCGGGCTATCTGGCGTTTGCGTTCAACGCCGTTTTCTTCGCGCTCTTCGCCGTTTACGGACAACGCGTGCTCCAATGGTTGTGGGCACTCTTCGCGGGTTGA
- a CDS encoding 7-carboxy-7-deazaguanine synthase QueE: MLISETFYSLQGEGELTGVPSVFLRTSGCNLRCNWCDTPYASWNPEGTERSVADLVAEVQSHPGRHVVLTGGEPMIAKNIRDLAAALRADGRHITIETAATIAPDGIACDLASMSPKLGNSAPDARLSDAWRARHEATRWNPEVLRAWVDGYTYQFKFVVSTPADVEEMETLIASLGRDIPRHKILLMPEAITLDRLRERSAWLGELCKERGYRYAHRLHIELYGNKRGT; the protein is encoded by the coding sequence ATGCTGATTTCCGAGACATTTTATTCGCTGCAAGGCGAGGGTGAGCTGACCGGCGTGCCGTCGGTTTTTCTCCGCACGTCGGGTTGCAACCTGCGCTGCAACTGGTGCGACACGCCTTACGCTTCCTGGAATCCCGAGGGCACTGAACGCTCCGTCGCCGATCTCGTGGCCGAGGTGCAATCGCATCCGGGCCGCCATGTCGTGCTCACCGGCGGCGAGCCGATGATTGCAAAAAACATCCGTGATCTCGCCGCCGCGCTGCGGGCCGACGGCCGCCACATCACGATCGAGACGGCCGCCACCATCGCGCCCGATGGCATCGCTTGCGACCTCGCCTCGATGTCGCCGAAGCTCGGTAATTCCGCGCCCGATGCGCGTCTGTCGGATGCGTGGCGCGCGCGCCATGAAGCGACGCGCTGGAATCCCGAGGTCCTGCGCGCGTGGGTCGATGGTTACACGTATCAATTCAAGTTTGTCGTTTCGACGCCCGCCGACGTCGAGGAGATGGAGACGCTCATTGCCTCGCTCGGTCGCGACATCCCGCGACACAAAATCCTGCTGATGCCCGAGGCGATCACGCTGGATCGTCTGCGCGAACGCTCGGCCTGGTTGGGGGAACTTTGCAAAGAGCGCGGTTATCGGTATGCTCATCGCCTGCATATCGAATTGTATGGCAACAAACGCGGCACCTGA